A single genomic interval of Gossypium raimondii isolate GPD5lz chromosome 11, ASM2569854v1, whole genome shotgun sequence harbors:
- the LOC105801014 gene encoding uncharacterized protein LOC105801014 translates to MAVYEILHSMKNKNFDKKGSFALKLDISKAYDRVEWRFIKEMLLKMGFSINWMEWIMRFITPVTYSVVVNNRVGDKFTPSQSLRKEDPLSLYPFLVCGESLSALLRLAKSSGTIKGTRVVKGTSRVTHLLFTDDSLISGNVTAIGASNVLKVLQSYAKCSCQLVNFEKSRVFFCSNVAMGNRLDVERILGVHHVDNWEKYLGLPCMVGQKKKWAFVSLRDKIQSRISF, encoded by the coding sequence ATGGCCGTTTATGAGATTCTTCATtccatgaaaaataaaaattttgataaaaaagggTCGTTTGCTCTTAAGTTGGATATAAGTAAGGCATATGACCGTGTTGAATGGCGGTTCATTAAGGAGATGTTATTGAAAATGGGTTTTTCGATCAATTGGATGGAATGGATTATGCGGTTCATCACGCCAGTTACTTACTCGGTTGTGGTTAATAATAGGGTGGGGGATAAGTTTACGCCATCTCAGAGTCTTAGGAAGGAAGATCCTTTGAGTCTGTATCCTTTCTTAGTTTGTGGTGAGAGTCTTTCAGCTTTGCTTAGGTTAGCAAAAAGTAGTGGTACGATAAAGGGAACAAGGGTGGTAAAAGGGACCTCAAGGGTTACTCATTTATTGTTCACGGATGACAGCCTTATTTCTGGGAATGTCACGGCAATAGGAGCATCGAATGTCTTGAAAGTGCTTCAATCATATGCCAAGTGTTCATGTCAGTtggtcaattttgaaaaatctagagTTTTCTTTTGTTCTAATGTTGCCATGGGGAATAGGTTAGATGTAGAGAGAATTTTGGGGGTTCATCATGTTGATAATTGGGAGAAATACTTAGGTTTACCATGTATGGTTGGTCAGAAGAAGAAGTGGGCCTTTGTTAGCTTAAGGGATAAGATTCAAAGTCGGATATCTTTTTAG